In Candidatus Eisenbacteria bacterium, the DNA window AGGACGTACCTCATTGACGCGAACAGCGGTGAAATCGTCGCCCGGCACATGTGGACGTCGATCTGCTGCTACGGGCTGAATTCGCTACCGGGCGGCTTGTCCCGTCCGGTCCACAACCACCTCGCCGTCCTTCATCACCCACCGGACGCGTGATACCACCGCCTCGATATCGGTGAGCGGATCCCCCTCGACCGCCACGATGTCCGCGTAGTATCCGGGCGCGATCGCGCCCAGCTCTTTCTCCATCCCGAGCAGCGCCGCGCCGTTCACGGTCGCGGTCGCCAAGGCCTGCGCCGGGGTCATCCCGGCCTCGACGAACCACCGCAGCTCGCGCGTGTTCTCGCCGCACATCGTGAAGAGCGCGTCCGATCCCATGGCGATCTTCACCTTGGCCTTCACCGCGCGCCGCAGGGTTTCCAGATTCCGCCCGCGGTACGCGTTCAGCCCGGCCACGACCGACGCGTCGTATCCGAAGATCGAGGCGTTCTCGGCGTAGTACCGGTTGTGGTCGATCGTGGGCACGTAGAACGTGCCGCGCCGCGCCATCTCGCGCAGCGTCGCGTCATCCAAGTCGGTCGCGTGCTCCACGGACGTCGCTCCCGCGCGCACGGCATCGCGCGCGCCGTCGGGGCCGTACGAATGGATCGCCACGCGCTTCCCTCTCGCGCGCGCCACGTCCACCGCGGCCTCCATCTCCTCGTACGTGAAGGTCTGCTCCCCGCTCACGTCCGCGGCGCTCCCGGTCGAGCCGAACATCTTGATCACGTCCGCTCCCGCGGCGATGTTCTGCCGCACGACTCGCAGCACGCCGTCCACCCCGTCCGCGCGCCCGCCCATGGGAAGCTCCTCCCCGGGCTTGAACGGCATGTACGTGGTGTGGAGCCCGTACCCGCAGACGAACATCCGCGGCCCGACGATCGAGCCTCGCGCGATGAGATCGCGAAGCGAGAGGTCCATGTAATCCCAGGAGCCCAGGTCCCGGACCGTCGTCACCCCGGCCCCGAGCGTCCGGCGCGCGTTCTCCTGAGCGAGAAAGACGGTCTCCGCGGTGCGGCGTGAGGTGAGCTGCTGCCATGGGTTCGATCCAGGCGTTCCGTCCCACGAGTACGTGAGGTGGGTATGCGCGTCGATCAGCCCTGGAATCGCGGTGTAGCGCGAGAGGTCGAGAACCGCCGCGCCGTCCGGCACTGCCACGCGGGCGGCGGGACCGGCCGCACGGATCCGATCGCCCGCCACGACCACGACGGCGTTCGGGACCACGCCGCCGCGGCCGTCCACGAGGCGGCCGAACCGAATGGCCGTGACCGGGGCGGAAGTCGAAGGAACGGTGGGCGAGGCGGGAGTCGCCGTGTCGGCGGCGGAATTCCCGGCGAGCGCCGCGAGCACCAGAGCCGCCGCGAGGAGGTGCCGGATCGAAACCATCGCCGGAGGCTACCACGAAGCGAGGACCGCGCGCACTTCGGGCCCTCCCGTCGACGCCCTCGCACATCTTGCCCCTTGCGCCCCACCGCGGCACCGCCATACTCCCCCGCTGATGGCCGCCATCGACGTGTGCGACCTCCGGAAGTCTTACGGCTCGAACGTCGCCGTGAACGGGATCTCGTTCGAGGTCCGCGAGGGCGAGTGCTTCGGGCTCCTCGGACCGAACGGCGCCGGAAAGACGACCACCCTGCACCTGGTGGTCGGCGCGCTCCGTCCGGACTCCGGAGAGGTTCGGATTCACGGCGAATCCGATCCCACGCGGCCCTCGGTCCGCCTCCGGATCGGCGTCGCGCCCCAGTCGCTCGCGATCTACGGGGACCTCACCGGGCAGGAGAACCTCGAGTTCTTCGCGAAGCTCTACGGGCTCCAAGGCGACCGGCTCCGCGAGCGCATCGAGATGGCGCTCGAGTTCGCGGGGCTCACCGCGCGGCGCAAGGATCGAGCCGCGACGTACTCGGGAGGCATGCAGCGCCGTCTCAATCTGGTGTGCGGGCTCATGCACGATCCTTCCGTCATCCTCCTGGACGAGCCCACCGTCGGCGTCGATCCCCAATCCCGGAATCTTCTCTTCGACAACATCGAGGCGCTGAGACGGCTCGGCCGCACGATCGTCTACACCACGCACTACATGGAGGAGGCGGAGCGGCTGTGCGACCGCGTCGCCATCGTGGACCACGGGAAGATTCTCGCGCTCGACACGGTCGAGAACCTCCGCCGGACGCATGGCGGGCCACCCGTCCGGCGCGTCATCGAAGAGAGCCCCCATCTCGAGGCCGTGTTTCTGAACCTGACGGGCCGGACCCTGCGCGACACATGAGCCGGATCGCCGCCGTCCGGATCCCGCGCGACGCATGAGCTCGATCCTCGCCATCGCCCGGAAGGATCTCCGGCTCCTCTTCCGGGATCGCGCGGGGTTCTTCTGGGTGCTCGGCTGGCCCTTCCTGATGGCGCTCTTCTTCGGGTCCATCATCGGAGGGAGCGACGAGACCTCTCCGATGAAGGTCGCCCTCGTGGACGAGGACCGGACCGACTACTCGCGCGCGTTCGGGGCGGAGCTCCGGAAGTCCAGCGCGCTCGAGATCCTGGAGGCGCCGCGCGACTCCGCGACGACGCTCGTGCGGCGCGGCCGCCTCACCGGGTACATCGCGCTCCGGCCCGGCATGGGCGCCTCGCTCGGCTTCGGAGGAGACTCGGCGACGATCGAGCTGGGACTGGACCCGAGCCGGCGCGCGGAGGCCGGCTACCTGGAGGGGCTCGTGACCCAGGCCCTCGTTCAATCCATGCAGGGCTCGTTCGGCCCGGATGGAACCGGAAGAGCCTCGCTCCGCGAGAGGATGGCGGCCGTCCAGACCGACACCACGATCACCGTCGAGCGCCGTGACGACCTGACCTCGTTCTACACCAACCTCGACCGGTTCCTCGGCTCCCTCGACACCGTCACCACATCCGGGACCGGCTCCGCGACCGGCTCCGACGCGACCCGTGCCCTCGGCCCCAACCTCGAGATCACCGCCGTGACCGGTCAGGGAGACGGCCCGCGGAGCGCCTTCGAGGTGACCTTCCCCTCCGCGATGATGTGGGCCCTGATCGGCGTCTGCATGAGCTTCGCGATCTCGATCGTGCAAGAGCGCCTCACCGGAACGTACCTGCGTCTCCGCCTCGCGCCGATCTCGAAGGCGCAGATCCTCGCGGGGAAGGGGCTCGCCGCGTTCCTCGCCGCGCTCGGAGCGACCGTTCTCCTCCTCGCGTTCGGCTCTCTCGTCCTCGGCGTGAGGATCGCGAGCGTGCCGAAGCTCGCCGCGGCGGTGCTCGCGTGCGCCTTCTGCTTCGTCGGCCTCATGATGCTGATCTCGACGCTCGGGAGAACCCACCAGGCGGTCGCGGGGGCGGGCTGGGCGCTCCTCCTCGTCCAGTCGATGACGGGCGGCGGCATGATCCCGCTCATCGCCATGCCCCCCTGGATGCAGGCCGTGAGCCATTTCAGCCTCGTCAAGTGGGGAGTTCTCTCGGTGGAGGGCGCCATCTGGCGCGGATTCTCGTGGAATGAGATGCTAATTCCCGTGAGCATCCTCCTTGCCGTGGGGGGCATCGCCTTCCTGATCGGAGCGCGCGCGCTCCATCGCTCCGACACGTGACGGCCCTCGGGCCCGAGCGGCCGCGCGGGTGGTCGCGCCCGTCGCCTCCCTCCGCGCGTCGCGTCCGCTCCCTCCTCCTCCTGCTCGCTCTGGGCCTTTGCGGTTGCGCCGCCAGCCGCTCCGGAAACGAAGCATCCGCGGGCATCGAGCTGATCCCGGTCGGCCGGTATGATTTCGAGGCGCAGCCGACGGGAGACCCCGCGCTCCTCGCCGAGGAGCTGAGCGGCATCGTCTGGATCGGAGGCGAGCAGTACCTGACCGTCGGCGACGACCACGCGAGCGTGCACCAGCTCACGATCCACCTCGATCCGGTGACGGGACGCGTGGTGGACGCCCAGTTCCGCACGCCGGTGCGGCTCGCCGATCCCTCCGGCACGGTCATCCCCGATTCCCTGGGCTCGGATCGGGAGGGCATCGCGTTCATTCCCCAGACGCACGAGGTGTGGATCTCGAATGAGCACACCGAGGGGGACCAGAGCCGCTCCTCGCTCGCCCGGCACCGGCTCCGGGACGGTCGCATGCTCGAGCTCGTGCGGACCGACGGCACGAGCATGCTTCGGATCTTCTCGCGACAGCGGTTGAACGGCGGATTCGAGGCGCTCGCGCGAACCGCCGACGGCTCCACGTACTGGGTCGCGAACGAGATGCCGCTCTCGATCGACGGTGAGCCGGCGACGGACAGCACGGGCGGGATCGTGCGCCTCCAGCGGCTCGACGGCCAGATGCGGCCGCTCCGCCAGTACGCGTACGATCTCGATCCCTACCTCGCGAAGATCCAGTCTCCCCCCCAGCTCGCCGGGTTCGCGGTGAGCGGGCTCAGCGAGCTGCTGGTCCTGGAAGGCGAGAAGCTCCTCGGGCTGGAGCGCTCCTTCGCCGGGGACTCGACCGGGAACGCGAATCTGCGGGTGCGCCTCTACGAGATCGATCTCAGGGGAGCGACGGACGTGGGCGTGCTCGGGTGGGCGGAAGGCCTGAAGGGACGGTCGTACCGGACGGTCACGAAGCGGCTCCTCTGGCAGGAGAACTTCGGGCTCACGACGTCCAACTTCGAGGGGATGACGCTCGGCCCCACCCTCGAGAACGGAGACCGGTCTCTCATCCTGATCGCGGACAACAACGGCGGAAGGAGCGAAGCGCTCTACGTGCTCCGCGTGCGCGGGCTCCGATCCTGACCGAGCGCGTCAGCGCCGTCACCTTCCCGCGGCGATGAAGGCTCCCCAGGGAAACGGATCGATCGCCTGCCCCGCCGCGCGTTGCTGCTCCAGGACGCGCCGGCTCGCGTCGCGCGCGGCGGACGCGGTGTCGAGCCCCTTCACGAGCCGCGCTTCGTAGAAGCGTACCGTCCAGTCGCCTGCGTCGCGGTCCGTAACGGGCCAGAGGGTCAGCACGAGGCTCTGGGCGCCCGCGATCTCGAACGCGCGGCGAAGTCCGAAGACTCCCTCCCCGGCGCGCACGACGCCGACGCCGGTGTCACACCCGGAGAGCACCACCGACTCGAGACCGGCGAGGTCCATCCCGGAGATCTCGTCCGCGGTGAGGAGCCCGTCCTCGGTGGACATTCCCTCCGCGCTGTCCGCGGCGGCCCGGTTCGCGCCGGCGAGCACGAGCCCGGTGCTCAGGAGTGGGTTCTCCCCTTCGCAGGAGCCCTCGAAGAACCCGTGCGTGGCGAGATGGATGGCGCGCTTGCCCGGGGCGTGCTTCTGGACCGCGCCCTCCGTTGCCGCGGCGTCCCGAAACACGTGGGTGGCTCCCCCGTGGCGACGCTCCCATAGACGCGCGATCTCCTCCACCTCGCGCGCGCTCCCGGGGAGCGGCGGCCAGACGCCCGGAGCGGAAGCCGCCGCGCACGGGCCCGATCCCCGATAGACCGGGTCCGCGCCGTCGCGAGGTCCGGGATCCCGCTCCCTCTGCGGGTCGCGCTGCCGGACGGGATCGAGCGCCGACATCGAGCGGCGCGGAGCGTCGAAGTCCGGGTCGGCGACAGCCAGGAATCCGGTTCCGGGCGCCGCCGGTCGCGCCGGCCCGATCAGGTCGCGCTCGGAGGAGAGGATCTGGAACGTGGGACCCTCCTCGACGAGGTAGCGGCCGCCGTCCAGCGGCAGCGCCATGGGATTCACGAGGTGGAACGAGCCGTCGGGAACGAAGATCACGCGCTCCGCGCCGGCGAGGTGAGGCCGGACGGGATCCCAGAGCCTTTGCCGGAGGATGCTCCCGAGCCGCTCCGCCGACGGCGCAGCGCCATCGCTCGCGCCGCCCGTCTCACGCCCGCGAACCGTCATGGCCCGTCGCCACGTCGCCACGAGCGAGTCCAGCTCCTCCGCGTCCCCCAGCGGGACCACTCGCCCGTGGCTCGAGGCACCCGACGTGACGAACGCGGCGTAGGACCAGGTCCCCGGCGACGAGCGTCCGGGGGATCCATCGCCGGCGGCGGCCCCGGGGCCTGCCGTCGGCTGAGGCGAGGTGGCGGGGTCGAGATAGCGGACCAGACTCACGATTCCGCCTCCGGCGGGCAGGGCCTGGCGCACGTCGGCGATCCCCGCTCCGTCGCGCTTGAGGTCCACTACCGCGTCCGGGCGCCGAGCCAGGAGCTTCCGTTCCAGGTCCTCTCTCGTTGCCTTCAGGCGCTCCAGCGTGGCGCGGTAGGCGCGCGGATCCATGCCGTCCGGTCCGCGAGCGGAGAGTCGCGCGATCCCCTGTCGCGCGCGCGCCGCGTCCGAGGCGAGCGCGAGGATCGCGCTGTCCGCGCGAAGTTGCGTCCATCGGTGCCGGGACGCCATCCCGTCGAGGACGAGCGCGCGCGACCGCGTGACCGCATCCCAGACGCGCTCGACGACCGTGGAGTCCCAGGTGCGGATGCTCGCCGCCACCGCGGCTCCGATCCCCGAGGCGAGCCGCGCCTCGTAACGGAGCGCCTGGCTCTCGGGCACGGAGCGCACGATGGAGCGCAGATGATCCCGTCGGATTCCCTCGGCCTCGAGCGCGGCATCCACGGCGTCGGCGCTGTGGCCGGTGCGGATCAGGGAGCCCGCATACGCGACGAGCGCCTCGGCCAGGAGCGGGTGCTCGCTTCCCAGGGCGCGGCGTCGAATCGCCACGGCCTCCCGGTCGTGAGCGCGCGCACGGTCCAGGTCTCCGTCGGCCCGCGCGAGCGCGGCGAGACCGGACACGGAGACCGCCACTCCGGGATGATCGGGGCTGGCCCCGTCATTCAGGATCGATCGTGCGCGAAGAAACGCCGCGCGCGCGGCGGCCGCGTCTCCCGCGCGAACCGCTTCGAGGGCGACATGCTGGAGGCACGACGCGACCCCGAGCGAGTCGCCCGAGGCCTCGCGGATCGCGAGCGCGCGGAGGTGGTGCGTTCTCGCTTCCTGGTGCTTCCCGGAGGCGGCGAGCGACGCTCCGAGCCGCTCGAGCGCGGCGGCCGTCGCCGGACCGGACGGGCTCGCCGGTTCCACGAGATCCAGCGCGCGCTCGTGGAGCCGGACGGCGGCCGGCGGATCTCCTTGCTCGAGCACGATCGAGCCCAGCAGGCCGAGCACGCCGGCGATCGCGGTGGAATCGTGCTCGCCGGCCCGCTCATGGAGGAGGAGCGCCGCCTCGAGCTCCGTCCTCGCGCGCTCGTAGTCCCCCGCCGTCCACGCGACGGCGCCGAGGCGCTCGTGTCTCGCGGCGAGCTCGGGGTGCTCGGGAGAGAGCGACGCGCGGGCGCGGGCGAGCTCCCGCTCGTAGAGAGCGAGCGCGCCGTCGGTGTCACCGTTCTCGAGAAGCGCTCGGGAGGCCGAATCCGCTGCCGAGAGCCAGCTTGCGAGGGCGGGGCTCTCCGGGATCGGCAGGCTGCTCCCGTGGGCCTCGCCGGAGCGCACCTCCGGCCCGGGGCCCTCCGCCGCGAAAGCGGAGGAGATTGGGACCAGGAGCAATCCCGCCACGGCGGTCCACACGGGCGGGAGGAAACGGCAACGGCGATACATCGAAACCCCTCGGCCCCGCCGGATCGCTTCCGGGCGGGAACCATCCCCACACCGGGAGTCTAGCACGGGGCGGCGCAGTGCCAGCCGGGGTCGCCCGGCCGCGGGCTAGGCCCGAAGCTCGTCGATTCGCGCGTTGTAGAGCGCGACCGCTTCGGCGACCACGCGCTCGGCGTCGGGCCGTCCCAGCATGCGCTCCACCGTGACCTCCTTCTTCTCGAGCACCTTGTAGTCGAGGAAGAAGCGGCGAAGCTCCGCGGTCCAGTGCTCCGGCAGCTCCGAGATCTCGCGCAGATGCGCGAACTGCGGATCGTCCACGTGCGCGGCGATGATCTTGTCGTCCTCCCCCTTCTCGTCCTTCATCTTCATGACGCCGATGGGGCGCGCCCGCGCGATGGAGAGCGGCGCGAGCGGCTGCTGGCTCAGCACGAGGATGTCGAGCGGGTCGCCATCGGGACAGTAGGTCTGCGGAATGAATCCGTAGTTCGCGGGGTAATGGACCGCCGAGTAGAGCACGCGGTCCGCGATCAGGAGTCCCGTCTTCTTGTGGAGCTCGTACTTCACCTTCGATCCTTCGGGAATCTCGATGATCGCGTGCACGTGATCGCCGGCATCGGTTCGCCACGGGACGTCGTGCCAGGCGTTGCTCATTGCGGCGCCAGCAGCTTCTGGAACCGCGGATCGTCCCGGATCGTCGCGAGATCGGGATCGCGGAGCACCGCGGCCCGGTCCTGCATGAACCCGGTCGCGAAGGCCCGCTCGAGGTCCTCGATCGCGCGCTCCCGCTCTCCCGCGAGCGCGCGCGAGCACGCCGCGTTGTAGTACGTGAGCGCGGGCATCCAGCCGCGCTGCCCCGCGGCCTCGTAGTGGAGCGCCGCGTCCTGGTAGCGCTTCAGCTGGTACGCGGCGTCCGCCGCGAGCTGGTGGGGATGGCCGTTCTCCGGCTCGCGCTGGATCCATCCCTTCGTCGACGCGAGCGTCCCCTCCCAGTCCCTCGTGGCGTGCGCCCGCACGGCGCGAGCGTCATCCGAACGGGTGAGCCAGGCCTCCTGCATTTCCGCAGTGAGGTTGCGCCGAAGGAACTCGAGCGTCGTCCGGACCGCTTGCCGCGACGCCTCGGTGGAGTCGACGAGATCGAACGCGTGCCGCATGTTCGGGAGGTTCAGGACGGTGAGGTTCGCGTTCCGCGCCATCGCGCGCTGGATGTACTGGCTCAGGCTCGAGTTCGTGAACGGAGTGTCCAGTCCCGCGCGCGCGACGAGCACCGGCAAGTCGGGGCGGACGTTCGTCGTGTCGACATTGCCGTAGTAGAAGACGCCCGCCTTCACCCACGTGTTCACGGGATCGAGCGCGTAGGCGGAGCCGGGACGCAGATTCGCCGAGCACGCCCAGATGCCGATCATGTCGCGATCGATCCCGAGTTTCGCGGCGTTCCCGCGGAGGTGCTCGACGAGCGCGACGAGATCCTCTCGGACGTTCGCGGCGCGCGAGTCGTAGAGCACCGCGGCCATGCCCTCGACCGCCACGAGCCGCGCCCAGTCCTTGTAGATCCCCCACTCCTTGAGCGCCGGCGTCGAGCGGAACCAGCCCACTCCGTTCACGAAGACGACGACCGGGAGCCCGCGCGGGCCGCCCGACGCCGCGGCGCCGACCGCGGCGGCCGATGGCTTCGCCTTGCCGCCCGGCGGCGGCTTGTAGAGATCGAACGTGAGCTTCACGTCGGGAAGCGAGCGATAGACGAGCCCGGTGTCGGCACGGACCTGATCCATCCCCGGGAGCGTCAGGACACAGGCGGTCTTCCGGAGGTCCTGGGGCGGCTGGGCGTGGGCGTACCTGGCGAACGGCGTGGCGAGCAGGCAGAGCAGGACCGGAGCCAGGGCGCGAAGGACCCGGGCGGGCGAGGCTGCCATGGCGAACCTCCTGAACCGACGGGGTGGATCGGGGGGGACCCCGCATTCTAACCCGCCTGTGAGGACTACGGAAGCACTTGCAGGAACGGCTGGATCGACGCGGGACGGCTCGGGGCATTCTGCTGGAAGAGGATCGCGTCGGGTCGAGCGGACTCGCCGTAGAAGCGCTTCAGAGCGTCGTTGTCGGGAGCGAGGCGCGAACCCTCGAGCGAGATCCCGGCGAAGAGGCCCTTGCTCTTCGCGTAGGAGTAGATCTCCGCGTTCAGCTTGATGTCCGTGGCGGCCTCCCCCGTCCTACCCACCGGCCCCGCGGCCACGCCCGCCTTCCCGCTCAGCGTGAACTTGCTCTCGACGAGCGATCGCGCGCCCTTCTCGTTCATGAAGAAGAGGACGACGTCCGCCTTCTCCACCCCGATCTGGAGCCCGAAGCTGCCGCCGGAGAGGGTGAGGAAGATCGGAGGGCTCCACGTCCCCGCCGCGTCGCGACAGGACAGGACACCCTTTCCGTGACGGCCTCCGAATCCGAGCGCGCCCTTCACCACGCCCGGAACGACGGCGACGCACTTGCACTTCTCGAGGAGCTGCTTCGGAACTTCGGAGGCAGCGAGCTCCTGATACACGGCCTTCGCGTCGTCGAGCCGCCGTTCTTCCTTGGTGGGTTTCTTCCCGCTTTCCTGCGCGTGAGAGACGTTGGCCGCGAGCTGAAGGAGCGAGAGGAGAATCGCGAGACGGATGAGAATTCGGATCATGACACCCTCCATGGGTGTGGTTGGCGGGTTCGATGGAGATCGCCGGCAGCGGCGGGAGCCGCGCGCTCGCGGGCCGATCGCCCGCGGGCGGCCGGAGATCTAGCGGACTCGGGTCTTCAGCTCCTCGTCGAAGTTCAGCACGACCTCGAAGCGGGTGATGTCGTCCTCCGCGTCGCCCTTCCGGATCGCGACCATGCCGCCTCCAGGCAGGGCATCGAACAGTGGGATGCCGCCTCCCTGAGGAACGATGCGGAGCTGGTCGAGGTCCCACGCCTCCACGGGCTGGGACACGGTGAGCCGTGGGGCTCGCTGGATCGCCGCGGACATCATCTTGTTCTGAGGACTGAGGTAGTAGAGACGCGAACCGTCGCGGCTCCAGACCGGGGACCCACCGCCGCCCGAAGAGACCGCGACCGATGGACCCACCGGACCGCCTCCCTCCCACGCGCAGACGAACACGTCGAAGGAGCCCATCTCGTCCGACATGTAGGCCATCGCCCGCCCGTCCGGGGAGAAGCGGCCCATTCCCTTGCGTCCGGGCCCCGGCAGGAGGTCACGCGGGTCCAACTCGTCCGCTCCGGACGCCGCCACCATGCCGAGACCGGGCTTTCCCATCTTCACCGCCGTGACGAGGATCTGCGTGCCGTCGGGAAACCAGGACGTGGGGATGATCTGAGCCTCCCTGGAGCCCTTCGCGATCCGGCGTGGCGTGCCCGTCCCGTCGGCGTCCACGACGTACACGCCGTCCTCGTCGTTCCTCGCCGTTCGGATGTAGGCGATCTTCGAGCCGTCGGGAGACCACGTGGGCATCGAACAATCGACACCTTCGATCGCGACGATGCGTCTGGAGTTCGGCCTGCCGCGCTCGGAAATCCAGATCTCGTAGATGGCGCCCGTGTTCGCGACCACGGAAGCGACCCGGTCGCCCGCGGGAGAGAGGCTGACGGACGCTTCGAAGGGCTGACGCTCTCCCGACCATTCGCTCACCTTCCCCTGCGGGTCGATGATCGTGAGGTGGCGATCCTTGGCGGCGTTGCCGCCAGGCGCGTGGAGCAGCGTGCCGCCGGGAGTGAGCTGGTAGCCCGCGTGTCCCCAGCTCGCGTTCATCCGGAGACCGTCCAGGAGGGCGACCGGAGAACCCTTCAGTTCGAGCTTCTTCGGGTCGAAGCGAGCCGCCAGGAGCGCGTCGCCCCGGGTGAAGAGGAGGTACCCGGGCTCGAGGTACTTGGCCGACCCCGCGTTGGCGGTGAGGATCTTCACCTCCCCGTTCTCGAGATCGACGGCGCCGATGCTCTGCTGGTACAGCCCCTTCTCGTAGTACGTCGCGGCGATCAGCGCGGCCCGGTCCCCGGGAAGCGAGTACGGCCCGCTGAATGCGAACGCGCCATCGAATCCAGCGAGAACGAACTTCTTCGGCTTCGAGACGGTGCCGTCCTCCAGCGAGACCTCCACGTACTCCCTCCCGTTGGCCGTCGCGAAGAGGAGCGTTCCAGACTCCCGATACATTCCGTTGCCGCTCCAGTCGTCCTCGCGCTTCACCACGGGCGCGGGCGGCAGGCTCCGGTCGACCGGCATCTTGAAGATGCGGATCTCCGGGGAGCGCTCGGAGGGGCGCGCGGTGAACTGGATCCAGCGCGAGTCGGGGCTGACGTTGAACGCCTGGATGCGCTCGGTGCCTTTGACCGGCTCGAAGGCATTGCCGTCGACGGTCCGCATATAGAGACGGTTGTCGGTATCGCTCCCGCTCTTGGCGTCCTTTGGAGCCGCGATCGCGATGAAGTGACGCTCGTCCGGGGTCATCCCCATGCCCAGGACGCGGAGATCCGCCGGGAAGGTCACGGAGAGGCGCTTCACGCCCCCGCCGTCGCCGTCCCCAAGGCGCCGTCCCAGGAACAGGCCCCCGACGAGGAGGCCCAGGATGAACGCGCCGAGCGGCAGGGCAACCGCGATCCGGCCGGCACGCCGGCGCGAACGCGCCCGGGCGGCCGCGTCGGCACCGGGGACGTCCGTCCCCGCCGCGCCGCGTCCCGTCTTCACTTCCTCCAGCGCGAGCCGCGCGTCGCCGATGTCGCGAAGGCGCCTTCTCGCGTCCTTCTCGAGACAGCGGTGGAGGAGCTCCGTCACCCGAGGCGGCGTGTTCTTGGGAAGCGCGGTCCAGTCGACTTCCCTCTCGAGGATCTTCGCGATCGTGTCGGAGACGGTCTCTCCGTCGAACGCGAGCTTCCCCGTGAGGCACTCGTAGAGGACGCACCCGAAGGACCAGATGTCCGTGCGCCGGTCGACGGGCTTTCCGCGCGCCTGCTCCGGCGAGAGGTACCCCGCCGTTCCCAGGATCACCCCCGGCATCGTGGCCGCGCCGAACGTGGGCGAGTGGGCGAGCGTCGGCGAATGCGCCATCGTGGGCGACTGCGGGAACGGCGTCGGGGACGCCAGGGTGGGCGAGTTCGGAAGTCCGGGCGAGCTCGGGATCGCCGGCGAATCCAGGATTCCAGACTCGGGCGCCACCCGTCCCTTCGCGAGGCCGAAGTCCAGGACCTTGGCCGTGTCGCCTGGCGTGATCATCACGTTGCCCGGCTTGAGATCGCGATGCACGACACCGGCCTCGTGGGCCGCCTCGATCCCCGCGGCGATCTGGATGCAGAGGTCGATGGCCTCGCCGACGGGCAGCGGGCCGCGCCGGAGACGATCCGCGAGCGTCTCGCCCTGCACGTGCTCGAGCGCGAGATAACGCCGTCCCTCGCTCTCCTCGAGCCCGTAGATTCCGGCGATGTTCGGGTGATTGAGCGAGGCCAGCACCCGAGCCTCGCGCTCGAACCGCGCCATCCGCTCCGGGTCGGCCGCGACGTCGTCGGGCATCGCCTTGATCGCGACGGTGCGGTCGAGCCGCAGGTCTCGCGCTTCGTAGACGATGCCCATCCCGCCTCGGGCGATCTCGCGCTCGACGCGATAGGGGCCGATCGTGGTCGGCTTCGTGGC includes these proteins:
- a CDS encoding inorganic diphosphatase, with product MSNAWHDVPWRTDAGDHVHAIIEIPEGSKVKYELHKKTGLLIADRVLYSAVHYPANYGFIPQTYCPDGDPLDILVLSQQPLAPLSIARARPIGVMKMKDEKGEDDKIIAAHVDDPQFAHLREISELPEHWTAELRRFFLDYKVLEKKEVTVERMLGRPDAERVVAEAVALYNARIDELRA
- a CDS encoding lipid-binding SYLF domain-containing protein — its product is MIRILIRLAILLSLLQLAANVSHAQESGKKPTKEERRLDDAKAVYQELAASEVPKQLLEKCKCVAVVPGVVKGALGFGGRHGKGVLSCRDAAGTWSPPIFLTLSGGSFGLQIGVEKADVVLFFMNEKGARSLVESKFTLSGKAGVAAGPVGRTGEAATDIKLNAEIYSYAKSKGLFAGISLEGSRLAPDNDALKRFYGESARPDAILFQQNAPSRPASIQPFLQVLP
- a CDS encoding protein kinase gives rise to the protein MSLEPAATKPTTIGPYRVEREIARGGMGIVYEARDLRLDRTVAIKAMPDDVAADPERMARFEREARVLASLNHPNIAGIYGLEESEGRRYLALEHVQGETLADRLRRGPLPVGEAIDLCIQIAAGIEAAHEAGVVHRDLKPGNVMITPGDTAKVLDFGLAKGRVAPESGILDSPAIPSSPGLPNSPTLASPTPFPQSPTMAHSPTLAHSPTFGAATMPGVILGTAGYLSPEQARGKPVDRRTDIWSFGCVLYECLTGKLAFDGETVSDTIAKILEREVDWTALPKNTPPRVTELLHRCLEKDARRRLRDIGDARLALEEVKTGRGAAGTDVPGADAAARARSRRRAGRIAVALPLGAFILGLLVGGLFLGRRLGDGDGGGVKRLSVTFPADLRVLGMGMTPDERHFIAIAAPKDAKSGSDTDNRLYMRTVDGNAFEPVKGTERIQAFNVSPDSRWIQFTARPSERSPEIRIFKMPVDRSLPPAPVVKREDDWSGNGMYRESGTLLFATANGREYVEVSLEDGTVSKPKKFVLAGFDGAFAFSGPYSLPGDRAALIAATYYEKGLYQQSIGAVDLENGEVKILTANAGSAKYLEPGYLLFTRGDALLAARFDPKKLELKGSPVALLDGLRMNASWGHAGYQLTPGGTLLHAPGGNAAKDRHLTIIDPQGKVSEWSGERQPFEASVSLSPAGDRVASVVANTGAIYEIWISERGRPNSRRIVAIEGVDCSMPTWSPDGSKIAYIRTARNDEDGVYVVDADGTGTPRRIAKGSREAQIIPTSWFPDGTQILVTAVKMGKPGLGMVAASGADELDPRDLLPGPGRKGMGRFSPDGRAMAYMSDEMGSFDVFVCAWEGGGPVGPSVAVSSGGGGSPVWSRDGSRLYYLSPQNKMMSAAIQRAPRLTVSQPVEAWDLDQLRIVPQGGGIPLFDALPGGGMVAIRKGDAEDDITRFEVVLNFDEELKTRVR